A genomic stretch from Salvelinus alpinus chromosome 38, SLU_Salpinus.1, whole genome shotgun sequence includes:
- the LOC139566298 gene encoding N-acetyllactosaminide beta-1,3-N-acetylglucosaminyltransferase 4-like yields the protein MRILFRIQRRCRWSLVIGTALLIGVLRLLRMNHTDRHWNTSPSGPPPQSQSTVDVFKCSLNDTVNNISSSIPPTHRNFLMYKHCRTFSRLLSPIPCQKDLFLLLAVKSTAIQVDRRSALRNTWGKKGYVQGKKVKLLFLVGKSSDTIQGYPLQQVLEWESREFGDILQWDFDDSFFNLTLKEVHFLKWFSLECRWAHYVFKGDDDVFVHTSNLVEYVMDNKPSEQLYAGNIMSGYPVRDKQSKYFIPVEMYPDKPYPLYAGGGGYLMSNQTVLSLEVAASSIDLFPIDDVFVGLCLQKMNITLTHHSGFKTFGLEQGVTHFNPCIYRELMVVHKLNPTEMWTMWSLQRDPKLQCFTSRT from the coding sequence ATGAGGATCCTCTTCAGAATCCAACGCCGCTGTAGATGGTCCCTTGTCATTGGGACTGCGTTGTTGATTGGCGTCCTCAGACTATTGCGCATGAACCACACAGACAGGCACTGGAACACTTCTCCCTCTGGCCCGCCACCACAGTCACAGTCCACTGTGGATGTTTTCAAGTGCTCCCTGAATGACACCGTGAACAACATTTCATCCTCTATCCCACCTACCCACCGTAACTTCCTCATGTACAAACACTGCAGGACATTCTCCCGCCTGCTGTCTCCTATACCCTGTCAGAAAGACCTCTTTCTCCTGCTGGCAGTTAAGTCCACAGCCATCCAGGTTGATCGCAGGTCTGCACTTCGGAACACATGGGGGAAGAAGGGATATGTTCAGGGTAAAAAGGTGAAACTATTGTTCCTAGTAGGTAAGTCTTCAGACACAATACAGGGTTACCCGCTGCAGCAGGTACTGGAGTGGGAGAGCAGAGAGTTTGGGGACATCCTGCAGTGGGATTTTGACGACAGTTTTTTCAACCTGACCCTAAAGGAGGTCCACTTCCTCAAATGGTTCAGCCTGGAGTGCCGCTGGGCACACTATGTGTTCAAAGGGGACGATGATGTTTTTGTTCACACCAGCAATCTGGTGGAATATGTTATGGACAACAAGCCCTCTGAGCAACTGTATGCTGGGAACATCATGTCTGGCTATCCAGTCCGGGACAAACAAAGTAAATATTTCATACCAGTGGAGATGTACCCCGACAAGCCGTATCCTCTATACGCTGGGGGTGGGGGCTACCTGATGTCAAATCAGACTGTGCTGAGTCTGGAAGTGGCAGCGTCCAGCATTGACCTGTTCCCCATTGATGATGTCTTTGTGGGCTTGTGCCTACAGAAGATGAACATCACGCTGACGCACCACTCTGGCTTTAAGACCTTTGGGCTCGAACAGGGGGTGACACACTTCAACCCCTGCATTTACAGGGAGCTCATGGTGGTGCACAAACTGAATCCCACAGAGATGTGGACAATGTGGTCTCTACAGCGGGACCCAAAGCTGCAATGCTTTACATCAAGGACGTGA